The Patescibacteria group bacterium genome contains the following window.
ATTATTTTGAATCGCGGCCAGCTTCTGGTCTGTCCCAGGCCAGTATTGTGTACGAAACCTTAGCCGAAGGCGGCATTACTCGCTTTTTGGCTTTGTATGATGCCTCCAGCTCGGTAGAGGAAATAGGCCCGGTTAGAAGTTGCCGAACTTACTATCTTAATCTGGCTGAAGAATACCAGGCTTTGTTTGCCCATGTTGGCGGCAGTCCTGCTTGTTTGGATAATATTAAGCGTCGGGCTTATGATGTTTATGATTTAAATCAATATTTTAAAGCTCATTATTTTTGGCGCAACGGCCGGCAGGCGCCGCATAATGTTTATACATCCAGTGAGCTGCTTAACGAATATCTTAATGAAATGGCAATAGATAAAGAGTATGAATTTGAATCATGGCTTTATAAAGATGGGCAAGATATGGTTAGGCTGGGTTTTAAAACCCAGCCTAACGTTGCAAAAGACGAGCAAGGCAAAAATATTGTGATTGATTATTCTTATGCCAATTATAAAGTGGAGTGGCAATATGATGAAGTCGCCAAAGATTATCTTCGTTATTTGGGTGGCAAGGTTCATCAAGATAAAGATGGTTTCAAAATTCGCGCCAAAAATATTATTGTCCAATATGTAAA
Protein-coding sequences here:
- a CDS encoding DUF3048 domain-containing protein is translated as MLKFFKTKENKKDSKKYLDRLNRVIKDQDFQVIVLVISVIAATWLIKDLIAPPSRCFFDYHPTMPNQCEVVLDDLGPDESRAPRHLDGVLVDKQASSTRALAVVLENYFESRPASGLSQASIVYETLAEGGITRFLALYDASSSVEEIGPVRSCRTYYLNLAEEYQALFAHVGGSPACLDNIKRRAYDVYDLNQYFKAHYFWRNGRQAPHNVYTSSELLNEYLNEMAIDKEYEFESWLYKDGQDMVRLGFKTQPNVAKDEQGKNIVIDYSYANYKVEWQYDEVAKDYLRYLGGKVHQDKDGFKIRAKNIIVQYV